The DNA window TTTGTGTGCTTAAGCTCTGTCCATTTTGTTGGGGTGGCTCTATATATCTTTTCTCTTCCGGATGTTTCTGTCTGAGCAAAAACATTTGCAGATAAAGAAAAAACAAGTACACCTATTGAAAGCATAATTTTTTTCATATGTATTAGATTTTTAGTGGTAAATACATGATAACCTAACTATTAGCCTTACATCAAAAATAACAACATAGCCAGCTGATTATCAATATTTTTATTTATAACAAATAGGTAGAACTATCAAATTAAAAGTTACAACAAAGAGAACAATTTAATTCATAAAAAAAGATCCTGAATTTCTTCAGAATCTTTTTGAGATATAATTAATTATTATAATTCTATTATTTCTTAGGAGCGATATCCATCAGTTTCATGAATTCATCCAGCTTAGGCATGATGATAATTTCAGTTCTTCTGTTTTCAGATCTACCGGAAACACTCATATTTGTAGCTTTCGGGTTGTATTCAGAACGTCCGCCAGCGGTCATTCTAGCCGGATCTACCCCAAACTGAGTCTGCAGAACTTTAGCCACCGAGGTACCTCTTAATGCGGAAAGATCCCAGTTGTCTCTAGGCAAATTTGGAGAATTTAATGGAGCATTATCTGTATTACCTTCGATCAATACAGAATATTTATCGTAATCATTAATAACTTTCGCTACTTTACCTAACACTTCCTGAGCAGCTGGTAAGATGTTGTAATCTCCTGTTTTATATAACATTTTGTCTGAAAGTGAAATCATAACCACTCCTTTCAAAACCTTAACCTGTACATCTTCATCCGAAACATTGTCCAAAGATCTCTTCAGCTTGTTGGATAAAGCAAGGTTCAAACTGTCATTTTTAGCATTGTTTGAAATCAACTGTTTGATATATGAATTGGAAGAATTGATTTCTCCTACCAATTTATCAATATTAGCAGAGCTTTTTCCTGTATTTGAAAGACAAGCATCAAGCGATGATTTTAAAGCATCATGCTGGCTTTTAAGTAAATTATTCTCACCTGCCAATGCAGAATTCTGAGATTTCAAATCCTGAATTTCTCTTTGTCTCTCGCCAATGTTTTCGATACATTGCTTATAATTTGAACTCAATGCATCATATTGCTTCTTGCTGACACAAGATGTCATCCCCAATGCCATTGCAGAAACTGCTAAAATTTTTAAAATCTTCATAAATAATCATTTTTAGACCAATCAAAGTTAGGAAAATTCAATTGAATTATATGGGTTATCTTTGCATAAAAGAAATTCTCAACATAGATGTTGAAAAAATTAAGCTTTATCAATCAACTGGAAAATCTCGTTCATCAGCCGGAAAAACATAGTTTTCTTTTGGCGGTAAGCGGAGGGGCTGACTCCATGGTTTTAGCCTCATTATTTAAGGATTTAAGAGACGAAATGCAAAGTGAAGAATATGCATTTCAGGTAGCTCATATCAATTACAAACTTCGTGGTGAAGATTCAGATCTCGATCAGAAAGTCGTACAGACATTCTGTGAGAAAAATCATATAAAATTCCATTTGTATGAAGTTTCGGAGAAGGATAAAAAACCGGAAAATTCTATTCAACTTTGGGCAAGGGAGCTTCGTTATAACTTTTTTAAAGAAATTCAGAAAAAAGAACAGCTGGAATACCTTGTCACCGCTCATCATCTCAATGACCAGCTGGAAACGTTCATTATTAACCTTTCCAAAGCAGCCGGCATTAACGGATTGAGTGGAATCCCATCCAATGAGAATCACATCCTTCGTCCTCTTTTAAATTTTTCAAAAAAAGAAATTTATGCGTTTGCAGCGCAAAACAATATTGAGTTCAGGGAGGACTTATCCAACAAAAAAAATGATTATTTAAGGAATAAAATCAGAAATGAGATTGTTCCCCAACTATTGGAAACAAATGATCATTTCCTGGAAAACTTCAAAAAGAGTTCTTTATACCTTAATCAAACCCGGGAATTTGTTCAAAAACAGGTTCTGGAAATAGAAAATAAGCTTAGCCTATTTAACAAAGACTATAAAATCTTATCAAAGGAAAAGCTGGATCAGGAAAGTGATTTTGTTAAATTTGAGATTTTAAAGAAATACGGATTTACTCAGGAAGAGGAAATTCCTAAAATTTTTAAGGCCGAAAACAACAGTTCTTTTTTCTCAAAAGATTTTCAATTAATCGTTAACCGTGACGATTTGATTTTTATTGACAGAAATAAAAACCAAGAGGTTCAAGATGAAATTCTACTGATCGATCAATTTGATTTTTCGAAAAACCAGATCACTGTCAATTTCGTAGATATTATTGGAAACATTGATGAAATCAATAACGATTTTAATTGGGATTTTGATGCTGAAAAACTTCAGTTCCCACTCAGTTTAAGAAAGCAACAGGAGGGTGATGAATTTTATCCGATGGGGTTTTCGGGAAAAAAGAAAGTTTCTAAGTTTTTTAGGGACGAAAAATTATCTATTTTAGCGAGGCAAAAAACTTGGATACTGACTGACAGGAACAATTTCGTACTTGGAATTATTCCTTTAAGGCAAGACAGAAGATATGCAAAAGATGAAAAGACAAAATGGAGTCTTAAAATTTTTAATGAAAGGAAAAATGAAATTTAGAAATTGGTTTTTATTAATTCTACTATTTTTAGCAACAGGAATTAATGCACAGATAAAAAATCCTGTAAAGTTTAAATTCACCATCAACGACCTGGGCAACAACCAGTATGAAGCCGTTCTGAACGCTACAATGGAAAGCGGATGGCATATTTACTCTAAAGATCTTCCGGAAGATACAGGAATTCCTACCGAGTACAAAGTTTCAGGGAAAAACATTGAACTGATCGGAAAATTCTCTGAGGTAGGTAAAAAGCATGAAGAGTTTTCAGAAGCTTTTGGTGGAACGATTGTGTTCTACTCAAATTCGGCGGGCTTTAAGCAAAAATTCAAATTAAAAGATCCGACAAAACCTGCCGATGTAACCTCTGAAATTACCTATCAGACCTGCGACGACAGAGTCTGCCTGGCTCCAAACACGTTAGAATTTAACCAAAAAGTTACGCCAAAAGGAGCAACGGAAGAAGCTGCAACAGACGAGAAGACAGAACCTGTAAAGGATTCTGCAAAAGTGATTGAAACAGTCAGTGAAAATCCAGCCAAACAGGAAATGACCATTTATGAAACTTCAAAGCTGGATCCAAAGCAACTGAAAATTAAAACCATAGATTTCAAAAATCCATTAACAGACTGTGGAACAGCTTCCACAAAAGTGGATGAAAACTACTGGACTTACCTATTCTTAGGATTCATCGGAGGATTGATTGCCTTGTTGACGCCATGTGTTTTCCCAATGATTCCGTTAACGGTTTCATTCTTTACCAAAGGAAGTAAAAATAAAGCTAAAGGAAAAAGAGATGCTCTTATCTACGGATTTTTCATTCTCCTTATTTTTGTTTTGTTAAGTATTCCTTTCCATATTATTGACGGGATTGCAGGGAATATTTTCAATGAAATTTCAACAAGTGTATGGCTGAACATTGCCTTCTTTATTATATTCATCTTCTTTGCCGGAAGTTTCTTCGGGTATTATGATATTACACTGCCAAGCTCAATTGCCAATAAATCATCCAAAGCGGAAGAAGCAGGAGGAATCATCGGGATTTTCTTCATGGCTCTTACCCTGGTTATTGTTTCTTTCTCTTGTACAGGACCTATCCTGGGAAGTTTATTGGGAAGCGCGGTAACCGGATCAACCAATGTACCGATGTTATTAACATTTGCACTCGCCGGTTTCGGATTAGCATGGGCTATTATTTTCGGACTATTGGCTTTATTCCCACAAGCATTGCAAAGTCTTCCGAAATCAGGAGGATGGATGAATACGGTAAAAGTAGTATTAGGTTTCGTAGAATTAGCTTTGGCTTTAAAATTCTTATCTAAAGCTGACCTTGTTTCTAAAACATTCTTCTTAAAGAGAGAACTTTTCATCGCTATCTGGATCATCGTTGCATTGGGACTGGCATTATATCTGTTCGGATTGATCAGATTCCCACATGATGATAAAAAACCAAAAATATCTCTAACAAGAAAGATTCTGGGTGTACTAGGTTTCGGTTTTGTAATTTATCTGATTCAGGGGCTAATTCCTTCTGATCGTCCGAAACTTCAGTTATTAAGCGGAATTCTGCCTCCATTGAATGTTAGCTATTTCCACGATGAAAAAGACGGCATCTTAGGAATGCATCCGGAACATGATTTCTTTAAAGCCATTGAACTGGCGAAAAAAGAAAACAAACCTATTCTGATTGACTTTACCGGCTATGGCTGCGAAAACTGTAGAAAAATGGAAGAATTCGTGTGGAGTGAAGCTGATATTTTGCCTATTCTTCAAAATGATGTGGTATTGGCCTCTCTATATGTTGATGATAAAGAGGAACTTCCTGAAGATCAAAAAACTAAAATTGACCTTGGAGAAGGGCAAATCAAGAAGGTGAAAACAATTGGTGACAGATGGAGCTTATTCCAGCAGGTTAACTTCAATAATAACTCACAACCTCACTATGTTTTAATTACTCCTGACGGAAAAGTGATCAACACTCCTGTTTCAGGATATATGCCGAAGGAAGATTTCAAAAAATTCCTGGAGTGCGGAGTCAATTATTATAAGAAAAGTAAATAAATAACACTTCAACAATACATTAAGCCTTACCAATTCTTTGGTAGGGCTTTTTTAATGCACTGATTTTAACATTATTTAAGTTTAACATAATAACAAAATTGATAAATTATTACCATTTTACAATTTTAGGTACAAACTTTGTATCAATTCTTCAAAACTACGATCGGGTTTTTAAATTTTCATCAAATACCGTTTAACATTTTAAAAACATCAACCATGGCAGAAGTAATTGCACAAGAAAAACAAGGAGGCAGACAAAAAAAGAAACTCATAAGAGTAGATATGACTCCGATGGTGGATCTGGGATTTTTATTAATCACATTCTTTATGTTCACCACAAATTTTACAAAACCCAATGTAATGGATCTGGGACTTCCGGCGAAAGGCAACCCACCAAGCCCAGTAGTAATGAATCAAAAAAATCAGGTCACCTTTATCCTCGGAAAAGACAATCGGGTATTTTATCATCAAAGCAATGCTGTAGATTTAAATACCGGCAATCTCAAAGAAACTGATTTCAGCGGTATAAAAGTATCTAAAATCATTTCAGAAGCCTATAAAAGCGCTCCTAATCCGGAAAACTTTACAATCATCATCAAACCGACAGATGAAGCCAACTACAAGAATTTTGTAGATATGCTGGACAATATTGCGATTGCTAAAAAGGAACGTTACGGCGTTACCGATATCAAACCCTGGGAAACAAAAATTTATAAAGAGTTAGTTCAATAGTAGAAGGCCGCCTCAGTTTTGAGACGGCTTTTTTGTATCACCTGACCATGCAGGAGTATTCCTCTTTTTTGTTTAACTTTGAAAGGAGAATCCTTCAAACTTAGTACTTATAGGATTCTTTTAACCTTCTATAAAAATATTGAAATCATGCTGAATTTTGAAAGAAAAGGAAACGGACAGGAAACATTGGTATTGCTTCATGGCTTTATGGAAAACCTTTCCATCTGGAGCGATATGGAACCTCACCTTTCGAAAGATTTTTCGCTTTTAAAAATTGATCTTCCCGGCCACGGAAAATCTGAAATTCTTGGTGAAGTTCATACGATGGAACTTATGGCAGAGGAAGTAAAAAAAGTATTAGATCACGAGAACTTAAAGAAAGTACATCTATTAGGACATTCTATGGGAGGTTACACTTCGTTGGCTTTTGCCGAAAAATATCCTGAAACTTTAAAGAGTCTGACTTTGTTTTTCTCCACGTATTTCCCTGATGATGAAGAGAAAAAACAACAGCGCATCAAAAGCTACAGAATAATCAAAGATGCCTTCGCTCATTATGTAAGAGCCGGAATTCCGAATTTATTCAATCCTAACGAAAGGGATATTCTTGAAGGTAAAATTGAGACCGCCCTTGAAGTAGCACTCGCCACAAACAATCTTGGAGCACTGGCCTGTGTAAAAGGAATGGTAGAAAGAGCCGACAAAAAACACATCATGCAAAATCTGGAAGCAAAAATTTTAGTGCTGGCCGGAAAGCATGATAATGCTGTAAAAACAGATAGTACAATCAAAAATTTACCTGACAGAACCAATATAAAGTCATATATAATAGACTGTGGTCACAACGGTCATTGGGAGAAACCCGGCATCTGTGCTGAAATTATCAATACCGAACTGCTGCACAACCTTCCGAAAAAACTAGTATTTTAAATTCATGAAAATCATAATAACCGCAGTATTATTACTTGTATTGATAAACTGTAAAAAAGAGAATTCAACAACTCTCAAAAACATTTCGAATGATAGCATCAGTACTCCATCAACTGTCAAAAATAATACTTTAAAATCTGATCAGCCTAAGGAGGAAATATTTAAATTCGTAACAGAATTATGTGATAATACCGGGTATTTTGATTCTAATAAATACAGCCGGGAAGAGATTGAAGGCGCCTACAAACTTAAGTATGACTTACATGGAACGCTGTTGGATACCCCATCTGTTTTTGGGCTTAATGATCTTCAGGAAGTAAGGCGTGACAAAGATAAAATCCTGTCTAAACTCGATAAGGATTTTGCAGAAAAGAAAGCTCTTCTCCAAAACCTTAAAATCGTTAATTCTCCTTACTGGCAAAATATAAAAAAGTTAAAATACGAAGCTCTTCTCCAGCAATATGAATTGGAAAAGATCCGCATCGCAGCCTATTCCGATCCCTCAATACTTCTTTCCACCAACAAATGCCAGAATTTTGCAAAGGCATTGAATTCAACCGATGAACAAATGGTTTCTGAATGGAGGAAGCTCAGAGAGCAAATGAGTAAAAAAAATGCAGATCCTGAAAGAATCATGACTCAATTTAATGAGCATCTCAATTCATCAGATAAAAGAGACTTCGCTATTATTGACCTGATTACCTTTGGATGGGGTAATTGTGTGAACGGTACTATTCAAAGACCTTCGTATGATGAAAAAATGACCAAAGAGTTCGATTCGCTATTCATTAAGGTTGATTCTGATTGTGATGAGCCATAATTTTTTATTTAAATTCCTGTATATTAGTAAAGGATAATTTTCACAGATGGGTTTATTCTCGTTCAAAAAAAAAGAACCGCAGATCATTGGGCTTACACTTTCAGGCGGAGGAATGCGTGGAATTGCACATATTGCCGTTCTCAAAGCGCTGGAAGAATATAATCTGAAACCACAGATTATTTCAGGAACCAGTGCCGGTTCTATTATTGGTGCATTCTATTCTTTCGGAAAAAGTCCGGATGAAATGATGGAGATTGTACGGGAAACTTCATTTTTCTCAAGATCCGCTTTGAAACTATCTAAAAACGGAATTTTCAGTTCGAATTTTATTTTAAAACTATTTAAAGATTATTTACCCGAAGATAATTTCAGTATTTTAAAAATTCCCATGTACGTTACTGCGACGGAAATGACGCATGGTATCGTTGATTTCTTTTCTGAAGGAGAACTTTTTGCCCCTTTATTAGCTTCATCCAGCGTTCCGTTTATTCTTCCACCCGTGAGGATGGGAGATAAAATATATGTTGACGGTGGCGTATTAGACAATCTTCCGATTGAACCTATTATTGATAAATGTGATTTCCTGATTGCCTCTCATGTCAATTCCATCAGCTATGATGAATTAAAAAAAATGAGCCTGATGAAAGAATTTGACCGTATTCTCCACTTAGCGATTGCAAAATCCGTGTATTCTAAAGTAAAACACTGCGATATATTTCTGGACCCGCCAAAGATGACGAAGTTCAGTCTTTTCAACAAAAAATATATGGATGAAATGTTTCAGCAGGTATATGAGTACACCTGCCTGGAGCTTGAAGAAAAAGGATATCGCAAAGATTGATTGTTTGAACGTAATAAGTCCTCTCCTCTTTTGCAATTTAAAGATTCTCTTCTTCTACTTTTTTCTTAAAGTTTTCAATAGTACCGGCTAGTGAATCCATAGATTTTCCGCCTGCAGCATTGATATGCCCACCTCCACTGAAATATTTTCTGGAAAACTGATTTACATCTACATCATCCTTACTTCTGAAGGAAATTTTAATAAAGTCTTCATACAGATCCTCCATGAAAAATGCAGACATTTTTACACCGGCAATACTCAGTCCATAATTCACAAAACCTTCTGTATCTCCTTTCTGGAAACCAAATTCTTTCAATTCGTTTCTTGTAAGGCTTAAAACAGCTACTTTACCATCATTCACTACTTCTATTCTTCCAAGAACAAGCGCAAGCAGGTGAAGTCTGGAAACCGTATTCGTATCCCAGGTATTAGAAGTGATCATAGCCGGATCAGCTCCATTTTCAATAAGATGTGCAATTATTCTGTGAGTAGTGGCACTCGTGGAGCGAAAACGGAAACCACCGGTATCAGTCATAATCCCGGTATAAAGACATTCTGCCATATCCTGATTCACCAGTTTTTCATCATTCAGTGCTTCAATAAAATGATAAATCATCTGTGAAGTAGCAGGAATCACTGTATCAGAATATACAAAATCAAACTTTTCAGGTTGCTGGTGGTGGTCAATAAGAATTTTCTTCCCCTGAGCTTTCACCAACCAGTCGCCCAGCAAGCCAATTCTTGACGGAGAATTAAAATCTAAACAGAAAATAACATCTGCAGCGGCAATCATATCAGAAGCCAGTTTTCTTTTGTATTCAGCAATGATTACTTTTTTGGATTCAGGCATCCATTTCAGAAATTTCGGAAAATCATTAGGAACAATAACTTCTGCAAAAATACCTTTCGCTTTCAGATAATGTTTCAATCCCAAACTGGAACCAATAGCGTCTCCATCCGGGTTGTAATGGGTAAGGATAACTATTTTGTTTTCTGGTGTAAGTAATGTATTGATATCTAAAAGTTCTGTTGGTGTAAACATCTGGTGTTTATTTTCGTTAAAATTTAAGTTTTCAAAGATAGAGCTTTTATATAAATCATTTAAATATTATTTTTGCACCGGGAATTTGGTTTCTCAAAGGGGATTTATAAATATTTGATTTGAAAAGCAGATAAATATTTTCAAAAAAAGATAATTAAAGTTTGTATCTTATAAAAAATTATATATCTTTGCAACCTGAAAATTAATAGATTAATTACGATTTAAACATATAGTAATGAGTAAAAGAACATTCCAGCCATCAGAAAGAAAGAAAAGAAACAAACACGGTTTCAGAGAAAGAATGTCTACGCCAAATGGAAGAAGAGTTTTGGCTGCGAGAAGAGCTAAAGGCAGAAAGAGTTTAACTGTAAGTGCTGCACGCGCTAAGAGATAATCTTTTTATTATCATATACAAATCATGCTTGAGAAGTTGCTTTTCAGGCATTTTTTGTTGTTAAAATTTACTAAAATTTAGGCTACATCAACATCTTTTTTCTATTTTTAAAAGTTGAAAATTTTTTATTAGAAACAGCCTTTAAAATTAAATTATGCCACATACAAATATCTCCGGTGACAATATCATAAGTTTGCAAAACGCAAAGATTGCGCAAAAAAACTTCACTGTTCTTTCTGATGTAAATCTTAACATTAAAAAAGGTAGATTCTGCTATCTTATCGGAAAAACAGGTTCCGGAAAAAGCTCCCTTCTGAAAACGCTTTACGGCCACATCCCTTTAGCAGCAGGACATGGAGCAGTTGTAGGATTTGAACTGGCAAAACTGAAACCTTCTGACATCCCCAACCTTAGAAGAAAATTAGGAATTGTATTCCAGGATTTCCAGCTACTTTCTGACAGAACTGTGGAGAAAAATCTGAAGTTCGTTCTTGAAGCCACAGGATGGAATGACAAGGTTAAAATGGAAGACCGTATCAACGAGGTACTGGGAAGCGTGAATATGAAAAGCAAAAAGCACAAAATGCCGCACGAACTTTCCGGAGGTGAGCAGCAACGTATCGCTATAGCCAGAGCCCTTCTTAACCACCCGGATCTTATCCTTGCGGATGAACCTACAGGAAACCTTGACCCGGAAACCTCTAACGAAATTATGACCTTATTAAAACAGGTTGCCCTTGAAAACGGCGCCGCAGTAGTAATGGCAACACACGATTATCACATGATCCAAAACTTCCCGGGAGAAGCCATCAGATGTGAGGATGGAAAAGTTTCCGTATTGGATACTGCAGAATTGTTTGAATAAGAAATCATAGAGCCTGGAAACGGCTGCTATGCCATTTAAATTTTATTAAAAACATGAAACTCCTTAGTGAGTTCAAGATATTGGTCCGAGTATTGTCTCGGACTTTTTTCTATGGTAAAATCAGATTCTTTCACGTCTTTTTCAATCAGAGAAAATTCAAGAATCACTCTTTTTACTTTTGAGTTTTCAATTCCTCTGATGTTGACTTTTCGGATTATGTATAATTGATTTTCCTGAGCAATAGCAATAAAATCACCTTCAACTTCTACAGGAATAATTATAGAAAAAATTCCGTTTTCGGAAAGTAATTCTGATGATTTTGAAATTAACTGACTGAAATTTAACTCAACGGTTTGCCTCGCAATTTTATCCTTATCTGAGTCTGACACTTCAAAGTAAGGTGGATTTGAAACAATCAGATCAAATTTATGATCTGTCTTAAAAGCTTTAAAATCCTGACGAATATTTTTCAACCTACCCGCAAAAGGTGAGTTTTCAAAATTAAGTTTCGTAAGATGTACAGCTTCATCATTAATATCGATTCCTAAAAAGTCTGCCTGGGAATTCCTTTGAGCCAGCATTAGGGAAATTAACCCTGTTCCTGTTCCCACTTCCAAAACATTGGAAGCATTTTTAATACAAGTCAAAGCACCCAAAAGAACACCGTCTGTTCCGACACGGAAAACGTTTTTGGACTGCTGAATTTCAAATTGTTTAAACGTAAAAGGCTTCACTATAAGTTGGTAGGTAATGTAATAATGAATGTTGATCCCTTCCCGACTTCCGACTTCACCGAAATTTCTCCCTTATAATCTTCAATAATCTTTCTCACCATGGATAAACCAAGCCCCATCCCGCTGTTTTTAGAAGTAAAATTCGGTTCAAAGATTCTTTCGTACATATTTTCCGGAATCCCGATGCCATTATCCTGAACGGAAACAATTACTCTTCTCTGATGTTGTTCTACATCTACATTGATGATTAGTTTTCTTTCATCACTTTCTGCCTGCTTGGCATTGGTAACAAGATTAGTTATGATCCTGGAAAGATAAATCCTGTCCATATTGATCATGATATTCGTCTTGTTGGCATGCATGAAAATACTATCATCATTGAAGACACGAAGAATATCTTCAACCTCAGTATTCAGGTTAATTACTTCGTTATTTTTTTCGGGAAGCTTGGCGAATTCAGAGAATGCTGATGCGACTGTGGCAATCAGGTCAATCTGATCTACCATCGTTTTGCTCATGAGCTTTACTCTTTCTTTGATATTCGGATCTTCAGGATCAAATTTCCTTTCGAAGTTCTGAATCGTGAGTTTCATAGGCGTCAATGGATTCTTTACTTCATGAGCCACCTGCTTAGCCATTTCTCTCCACGCTTCTTCCGATGCTTTAAACCTAAGCCTTTCCTTCTGATCCTGAATTTGTAGAATCATTCTGTTATAGGCTCTTGCCAAAGCATTCAATTCATCGTTTTTATAATATCTGATAGGACGCATTTCATTTTCAAATAATGTAATACGTGTAATCATATCAGAAAACTTCGTAATGGTCTTTGCAAGACTGTTTGAGGTTACCCAGCTGATCCAGATACTGAATAAAATAAGGAATATATCGACTAAAAGAATGTATTTAACATATTGATGAAGAACCTCCAGATAGGCAGATTCATTATGATATAAAGGAATATAAACGACTCCTATCGGCTCAAGCTCATTATTTTTCAGGAGAAGATAAGAAGAAGTAAGCTTAGCATCTTTAGCAGCATCAAATCGGGTCATATCAACTCTGGCATCTGTAGCCAGAATTCTGTTGATAATCTCTACAGGAATTGCTTTCTGATCGATCAGACTTTCATCTTTATTGGAAAGCAAATAATTTCCTTTCAGATCATAAATAACAATATCATGCTGGTTGATATCTGCAATTTCAAAAATCTTATTGCCTAAAACTGCCGGAAGATCTGCCGTTCTCACCAGTGTACGACTGACAGCATAATCCAGATACCTCATTACGGCATTGGTTTTCTCCTGCATATCGATATTGCTCTGCTGCATCGAATTATTTCTCAACACAAAGTATGGAACAAGCGAAGTTGCCACAACACTTAAAAAGCATACCAACAGGAAACCAAAAAAGACCCGGTTTCTTAAGCTATATCCTTTATATTTATTAATTGACATCCTACTTTTTAATTAACCTAGCAATATACTTACCAATGATGTCAAATTCCAGGTTCACTTTATCACCAATTTTTAAATGTTGCATATTTGTAAATTCCCAAGTGTAAGGAATAATGGCTACCGAAAACTGAGCATCTTCACTTTTCGCTACCGTGAGACTGATTCCGTTTACGGTGATTGATCCCTGAGGTACCGTCACAAAATTCCCATCGGCATCGTACTTAATAGTAATGAAATAACTTCCGTCTTTATTTTCAATGTCTGCCACTTCACCGGTCTTGTCAACGTGTCCCTGAACGATATGCCCATCCAGTCTTCCATCCATTTTCATACAACGTTCAAGATTTACAACAGTTCCCAGCTCCCATTTTCCAAGGTTTGTTTTTTCTAATGTTTCATTGATTGCCGTTACCACATATTGGTCATCTTTAATCTCCACAACAGTCAGGCAGCAACCATTATGAGCCAGGCTCTGATCAATTTTCAGTT is part of the Chryseobacterium lactis genome and encodes:
- a CDS encoding cell division ATP-binding protein FtsE, producing MPHTNISGDNIISLQNAKIAQKNFTVLSDVNLNIKKGRFCYLIGKTGSGKSSLLKTLYGHIPLAAGHGAVVGFELAKLKPSDIPNLRRKLGIVFQDFQLLSDRTVEKNLKFVLEATGWNDKVKMEDRINEVLGSVNMKSKKHKMPHELSGGEQQRIAIARALLNHPDLILADEPTGNLDPETSNEIMTLLKQVALENGAAVVMATHDYHMIQNFPGEAIRCEDGKVSVLDTAELFE
- a CDS encoding tRNA1(Val) (adenine(37)-N6)-methyltransferase, translating into MKPFTFKQFEIQQSKNVFRVGTDGVLLGALTCIKNASNVLEVGTGTGLISLMLAQRNSQADFLGIDINDEAVHLTKLNFENSPFAGRLKNIRQDFKAFKTDHKFDLIVSNPPYFEVSDSDKDKIARQTVELNFSQLISKSSELLSENGIFSIIIPVEVEGDFIAIAQENQLYIIRKVNIRGIENSKVKRVILEFSLIEKDVKESDFTIEKSPRQYSDQYLELTKEFHVFNKI
- a CDS encoding riboflavin synthase; this encodes MFTGIIEAVGVINKIEEKGSNIDFTLSCPFTNELKIDQSLAHNGCCLTVVEIKDDQYVVTAINETLEKTNLGKWELGTVVNLERCMKMDGRLDGHIVQGHVDKTGEVADIENKDGSYFITIKYDADGNFVTVPQGSITVNGISLTVAKSEDAQFSVAIIPYTWEFTNMQHLKIGDKVNLEFDIIGKYIARLIKK
- a CDS encoding sensor histidine kinase, which gives rise to MSINKYKGYSLRNRVFFGFLLVCFLSVVATSLVPYFVLRNNSMQQSNIDMQEKTNAVMRYLDYAVSRTLVRTADLPAVLGNKIFEIADINQHDIVIYDLKGNYLLSNKDESLIDQKAIPVEIINRILATDARVDMTRFDAAKDAKLTSSYLLLKNNELEPIGVVYIPLYHNESAYLEVLHQYVKYILLVDIFLILFSIWISWVTSNSLAKTITKFSDMITRITLFENEMRPIRYYKNDELNALARAYNRMILQIQDQKERLRFKASEEAWREMAKQVAHEVKNPLTPMKLTIQNFERKFDPEDPNIKERVKLMSKTMVDQIDLIATVASAFSEFAKLPEKNNEVINLNTEVEDILRVFNDDSIFMHANKTNIMINMDRIYLSRIITNLVTNAKQAESDERKLIINVDVEQHQRRVIVSVQDNGIGIPENMYERIFEPNFTSKNSGMGLGLSMVRKIIEDYKGEISVKSEVGKGSTFIITLPTNL